One Streptosporangium sp. NBC_01495 DNA window includes the following coding sequences:
- a CDS encoding DUF4235 domain-containing protein, with translation MSRVVSRGASAVSGMLGGAIAGVIFKQVWKLASGKDDAPQATSDEYGWGEILVASAIQGAIFGVVKAAIDRSASRSIHRATGK, from the coding sequence GTGAGCAGAGTCGTATCCCGCGGTGCGAGTGCCGTGAGCGGAATGCTCGGCGGCGCGATCGCCGGGGTCATCTTCAAGCAGGTGTGGAAGCTCGCGTCGGGCAAGGACGACGCCCCCCAGGCGACGTCGGACGAGTACGGCTGGGGCGAGATCCTCGTGGCGTCGGCCATCCAGGGCGCCATCTTCGGCGTGGTCAAGGCCGCGATCGACCGTTCCGCGTCCCGGAGCATCCACAGAGCCACCGGCAAGTAG
- a CDS encoding metallophosphoesterase family protein, translating into MRDVRIAAVGDVHLDESRRGSYRERLHDIGEKADVLLLAGDLTRHGTMEEGRVVADEFRDLPIPVVAVLGNHDHHSDKPAEIAALLRDTGIEVLHDDATVLDIDGVRLGVAGGKGFGGGYAGKCASDFGEPEIKAFVGHTKRIADRWRVALKELQADRRVVLSHYSPVKDTLAGEPLEIYPFLGSYLLAEAVDAEGADLIIHGHAHSGTEKGVTPGGIRVRNVALPVLGRAYGVYLL; encoded by the coding sequence GTGAGAGACGTGCGGATCGCGGCGGTCGGGGACGTGCACCTGGACGAGAGCCGCAGGGGGAGCTATCGCGAGCGGCTCCACGACATCGGGGAGAAGGCCGATGTCCTGCTGCTCGCCGGCGATCTGACCCGGCACGGCACCATGGAGGAGGGGCGGGTGGTGGCGGACGAGTTCCGCGACCTGCCGATCCCGGTGGTGGCCGTGCTCGGCAACCACGACCACCACTCCGACAAGCCCGCCGAGATCGCCGCCCTGCTGCGCGACACCGGGATCGAGGTTCTGCACGACGACGCGACGGTGCTCGACATCGACGGGGTGCGGCTCGGCGTTGCCGGCGGCAAGGGCTTCGGCGGGGGGTACGCGGGCAAGTGCGCCAGCGACTTCGGCGAGCCGGAGATCAAGGCGTTCGTCGGGCACACCAAGCGGATCGCCGACCGCTGGCGGGTGGCGCTGAAGGAACTGCAGGCCGACCGCAGGGTCGTGCTGTCCCACTACTCGCCGGTCAAGGACACCCTCGCCGGGGAACCACTGGAGATCTATCCCTTCCTCGGCAGCTACCTGCTGGCCGAGGCGGTCGACGCCGAGGGCGCCGACCTGATCATCCACGGGCACGCCCACTCCGGTACGGAGAAGGGCGTGACGCCGGGAGGCATCAGGGTGCGCAACGTGGCGTTGCCGGTGCTGGGCCGGGCGTACGGCGTGTATCTCCTCTGA
- a CDS encoding glycosyltransferase, whose product MKIAMVSEHASPLAAVGGADAGGQNVHVAALSLALASRGHEVTVYTRRECPSQPEETSLAPGVTVVHVPAGPAMTLCKDDLLPWIPDFGRWLARRWSAAPPDMVHSHFWMSGLAALAAARDAAVPIVHTFHALGTVKRRHQGTADSSPRERLKIEAMVASQVDAVVATCADEVAELRRMRIPRSRTRVVPCGVDVRSFTPSGPRRDLGPGPVLLAIGRPVRRKGVDTTIHALARIPGATLVVAGGDLDDPEADRLSRVAARCGVADRVRFLGRVDRENVPTLMRSADVVVSMPWYEPFGIVPLEAMACGVPVVASAVGGHLDTVVPEVTGLLVPPREPHALGGALRRLLAAPSLLAAYGAAAVARARSRYDWNRVAAQTTAVYTEVLSSRVPARVPARADGPREAHSCPGAA is encoded by the coding sequence ATGAAGATCGCGATGGTGTCAGAGCATGCCAGCCCCCTCGCCGCCGTCGGCGGAGCCGACGCCGGGGGCCAGAACGTCCATGTCGCCGCCCTGTCCCTCGCGCTCGCCTCGCGCGGGCACGAGGTGACCGTCTACACCCGCAGGGAGTGCCCCTCCCAGCCCGAGGAGACCTCCCTCGCCCCCGGGGTCACCGTGGTCCACGTACCGGCGGGACCGGCCATGACCCTGTGCAAGGACGACCTGCTCCCCTGGATCCCGGACTTCGGCCGATGGCTCGCCAGGCGGTGGAGCGCCGCGCCACCCGACATGGTCCACAGCCACTTCTGGATGAGTGGCCTGGCCGCCCTCGCCGCCGCGAGGGACGCCGCCGTCCCCATCGTGCACACCTTCCACGCCCTCGGCACGGTCAAGCGCCGGCACCAGGGCACGGCCGACTCCAGCCCGCGCGAGCGCCTCAAGATCGAGGCGATGGTCGCCTCCCAGGTGGACGCGGTCGTCGCGACCTGCGCCGACGAGGTGGCGGAACTGCGCCGGATGCGCATCCCCCGGAGCCGGACGAGGGTCGTGCCCTGCGGCGTCGACGTGCGCTCCTTCACCCCCTCCGGCCCGAGGAGGGATCTCGGGCCGGGGCCCGTCCTGCTCGCCATCGGCCGTCCCGTCCGCCGCAAGGGCGTGGACACCACGATCCACGCCCTCGCCCGCATCCCCGGCGCCACCCTGGTCGTCGCCGGCGGCGACCTGGACGACCCGGAGGCGGACCGGCTCTCGCGCGTGGCCGCCAGATGCGGCGTCGCGGACCGCGTCAGGTTCCTCGGCAGGGTGGACAGGGAGAACGTCCCCACCCTGATGCGCTCGGCGGACGTCGTGGTCAGCATGCCCTGGTACGAGCCGTTCGGCATCGTGCCGCTGGAGGCCATGGCCTGCGGCGTACCGGTGGTCGCGTCCGCGGTGGGCGGGCACCTGGACACCGTCGTCCCCGAGGTCACCGGCCTGCTGGTCCCGCCGCGTGAGCCACACGCGCTGGGCGGCGCGCTGCGCCGGCTGCTCGCCGCGCCGTCCCTGCTGGCGGCCTACGGCGCCGCGGCCGTCGCGCGGGCACGGTCTCGCTACGACTGGAACCGGGTCGCCGCCCAGACCACCGCCGTGTACACGGAGGTGCTCTCCTCCCGCGTCCCGGCGCGTGTCCCCGCGCGGGCGGACGGCCCCCGCGAAGCCCACTCATGCCCCGGAGCCGCCTGA
- a CDS encoding GPGG-motif small membrane protein, whose protein sequence is MATLLWIIAVVLVISGIYVILARRDLLWGIVLIVLGFLVGPGGVSIFNV, encoded by the coding sequence ATGGCTACCTTGCTTTGGATCATCGCAGTTGTCCTCGTCATCTCCGGGATCTACGTCATCCTGGCCCGTCGCGACCTCCTCTGGGGGATCGTCCTGATCGTCCTCGGCTTCCTCGTCGGCCCCGGGGGCGTGAGCATCTTCAATGTGTGA
- a CDS encoding nucleotidyltransferase family protein, whose product MGSHSHEVTDAILETLKRASSGLKDADVRFALAGGCAAYARGAAPSLHDVDFVLPQEDVPLALEALGKLGFETSRQPPEDWLVKAFDEGRLVDLIFSICDHPVTPELLKRAEPMKASAVILPVLEATDLVISWLLPLSEHSCDYGSLLPQVRALREQVDWDRVAAVVRDSPYASTFLILLQRLDVIPGPVDPSGDPTWP is encoded by the coding sequence ATGGGAAGCCACAGTCACGAGGTCACCGACGCGATCCTGGAAACGCTGAAGCGGGCGAGCAGCGGGCTGAAGGACGCGGATGTCAGGTTCGCGCTCGCCGGGGGCTGTGCGGCCTACGCGCGCGGAGCCGCCCCCTCTCTCCACGACGTCGACTTCGTCCTCCCCCAGGAGGACGTGCCGCTCGCGCTCGAGGCGCTGGGCAAGCTGGGATTCGAGACGTCCAGGCAGCCGCCGGAGGACTGGCTGGTCAAGGCCTTCGACGAGGGCAGGCTGGTGGATCTGATCTTCTCGATCTGCGACCACCCGGTCACCCCCGAGCTGCTGAAGCGCGCGGAGCCGATGAAGGCCTCGGCGGTGATCCTGCCCGTCCTGGAGGCGACCGACCTGGTCATCTCGTGGCTGCTGCCGCTCTCCGAGCACAGCTGCGACTACGGGTCCCTGCTGCCCCAGGTCCGTGCCCTGCGCGAGCAGGTCGACTGGGACCGCGTCGCCGCCGTCGTGCGCGACTCCCCCTACGCCTCCACCTTTCTCATCCTCCTCCAGCGCCTCGACGTCATTCC
- a CDS encoding DUF6458 family protein, translating into MTIAGGIVLIMLGAILTWAVEFDIAGFDINVVGVILMIGGLAWLLFAVYRLSLARRAVTDSTATTATTVIEDPVTHRRTYQERHYNDPPAV; encoded by the coding sequence ATGACCATCGCAGGCGGCATCGTTCTCATTATGCTCGGCGCCATTCTCACGTGGGCGGTCGAATTCGACATCGCCGGATTCGACATCAACGTCGTCGGTGTCATCCTGATGATCGGCGGTCTCGCGTGGCTCCTGTTCGCCGTGTACCGGCTCAGCCTCGCCCGCCGGGCGGTGACGGACAGCACGGCCACCACGGCCACCACGGTGATCGAGGACCCGGTCACCCACCGCCGCACCTACCAGGAGCGTCACTACAACGACCCTCCGGCGGTGTGA
- a CDS encoding BON domain-containing protein, with product MEAPQYVAARVQRALAEDERTTELGIRVDIRGDQLYLRGQVIGPERRELIAKVAGEAAPGLAVHNEIDIVDVRDPLGEERL from the coding sequence ATGGAGGCTCCTCAGTACGTCGCGGCGCGCGTGCAGCGCGCGCTCGCCGAGGACGAGAGAACCACGGAACTCGGCATCCGGGTGGACATCCGGGGTGATCAGCTCTACCTGCGCGGCCAGGTCATCGGCCCCGAGCGCCGCGAGCTGATCGCGAAGGTGGCCGGTGAGGCGGCCCCGGGGCTGGCCGTCCACAACGAGATCGACATCGTGGACGTACGGGACCCGCTGGGGGAGGAGAGGCTGTGA
- a CDS encoding DUF6328 family protein — translation MIQPEHVQKDHPEPGETRKERVDRELGELLQGLRVAVTGVQVLFAFLFSLPFAAGFNKVDTLGHWLFFIALLSAAIASVCFITPAAQHRLLFRTGLKEKMLHRANALGIAGAAGLAVAMTSSVALVAETVLNAWPAAVFAGVVALLSAWLWFIQPIVDLYRSKDDEDVKS, via the coding sequence ATGATTCAGCCCGAACACGTACAAAAAGACCATCCTGAACCCGGAGAGACGCGCAAGGAACGGGTGGACCGCGAGCTCGGCGAGTTGTTACAGGGCCTGCGCGTCGCGGTCACCGGCGTGCAGGTGCTGTTCGCCTTCCTGTTCAGCCTGCCGTTCGCGGCGGGCTTCAACAAAGTGGACACCCTGGGGCACTGGCTGTTCTTCATCGCCCTCCTGAGCGCGGCCATCGCGTCCGTCTGCTTCATCACACCCGCCGCCCAGCACCGCCTGCTGTTCAGAACCGGGCTGAAGGAGAAGATGCTGCACCGCGCCAACGCGCTCGGCATCGCGGGGGCCGCCGGGCTCGCGGTCGCGATGACGAGTTCGGTCGCACTGGTCGCGGAGACGGTTCTCAACGCCTGGCCCGCGGCGGTGTTCGCCGGGGTCGTGGCCCTGCTGAGCGCCTGGCTGTGGTTCATCCAGCCCATCGTTGATCTGTACAGAAGCAAGGATGACGAGGATGTTAAGTCGTGA